A single window of Syntrophus aciditrophicus SB DNA harbors:
- the hemW gene encoding radical SAM family heme chaperone HemW, giving the protein MQVHHNFFISMQKPKSQSSKPVGKRRAEDNPGLYLHIPFCEIKCRYCDFFSVTELSRITDFLDAICREMNLRGKVFKFFDTLYIGGGTPSVLRPDQLNRLLEHLHQHFKISKEAEITLEANPADISVSVMKELRSLGINRLNIGVQSFDNHILEFLGRRHNGRQAIRAIEASLQAGFGNFGIDLIYGIPGQKRNTWIKTLEQALTFQIPHLSCYQLTVEPETPLGQSYKKGLILTPDNDELFELFMDTSEFLEKAGYCHYEVSNFARGDSRISRHNSKYWHHIPYLGLGPSAHSFDGEKRWMNVRSLEDYIQRLNQGKLPMEFCENLTREELQFEALFLGFRTSAGIDLDDFEEKFGWNLWSVKERDYELLLDAGHLKIVNGRLQPTRTGMALADSLALL; this is encoded by the coding sequence ATGCAGGTTCACCATAACTTCTTCATTTCCATGCAAAAACCGAAGAGTCAGTCCTCCAAACCGGTCGGGAAGAGAAGGGCCGAGGATAATCCAGGTCTCTATCTCCATATACCCTTCTGTGAAATCAAATGCCGATACTGTGATTTTTTTTCTGTAACAGAACTGAGCAGGATTACCGATTTTCTGGATGCGATTTGCCGGGAGATGAACCTCCGCGGCAAAGTTTTTAAATTCTTTGACACGCTTTATATTGGCGGTGGCACTCCTTCAGTTTTACGCCCGGATCAACTGAACCGTCTTCTTGAACATCTCCACCAGCACTTTAAAATTTCCAAAGAGGCGGAAATTACCCTGGAAGCAAATCCGGCGGATATCTCGGTTTCCGTGATGAAAGAACTGCGCTCACTGGGAATCAACAGATTGAATATCGGGGTGCAGTCCTTCGACAACCATATCCTGGAATTTCTGGGCCGAAGGCACAACGGCAGGCAGGCAATCCGGGCCATTGAGGCATCCCTTCAGGCCGGTTTCGGCAATTTCGGAATTGATCTCATTTATGGAATTCCCGGACAGAAACGCAATACATGGATAAAGACTCTGGAACAGGCGTTAACCTTTCAGATTCCGCATCTATCCTGTTATCAGCTTACGGTGGAACCTGAGACACCTCTTGGGCAATCTTACAAAAAGGGCCTTATTCTCACGCCGGATAATGACGAACTTTTTGAATTATTTATGGACACGTCGGAATTTCTTGAGAAAGCAGGATATTGTCACTATGAAGTTTCCAATTTTGCCCGCGGAGACTCCCGAATATCCCGTCATAATTCGAAATACTGGCATCATATTCCTTATCTTGGGCTCGGTCCCTCCGCTCATTCCTTTGATGGAGAGAAGCGCTGGATGAATGTTCGATCTTTGGAAGATTATATCCAGCGTCTGAATCAAGGCAAACTGCCCATGGAGTTCTGCGAAAATTTGACCAGGGAGGAACTGCAATTCGAGGCTCTTTTCCTCGGGTTCCGTACCAGCGCGGGAATAGATCTTGACGATTTTGAAGAGAAATTCGGATGGAATCTATGGTCTGTAAAGGAAAGGGATTATGAACTGCTTCTTGATGCAGGACATCTGAAAATCGTGAACGGCCGCCTCCAGCCAACCCGGACCGGTATGGCCCTGGCCGACAGCCTGGCCCTGCTCTAA
- a CDS encoding Lpp/OprI family alanine-zipper lipoprotein has translation MKKSVWMISIMFFLSMTLVGCATKGDLEKVQAQEQQINLKADQALKASQDANEAAIKAAEAAKMAEERAVAAEERAKAAEERAEQADTMFKKSMRK, from the coding sequence ATGAAGAAAAGTGTCTGGATGATTTCAATCATGTTTTTCCTCTCTATGACTTTGGTGGGTTGTGCAACGAAGGGCGACTTAGAGAAAGTGCAGGCTCAGGAACAGCAGATTAATCTGAAAGCTGATCAGGCGTTGAAGGCGTCTCAGGATGCCAACGAGGCAGCGATCAAGGCAGCCGAGGCCGCCAAGATGGCTGAGGAGAGAGCGGTAGCCGCCGAGGAAAGAGCGAAAGCCGCCGAGGAGAGGGCTGAGCAGGCTGACACAATGTTCAAGAAATCAATGAGGAAGTAA